In Candidatus Jidaibacter acanthamoeba, the genomic window GTATCGACGGGATATCAATATTTTTTGTTCTGCTTACGACATTTTTACTTCCTATTTGTATTCTTGCCGGTTGGAATAGTATTAAGAAGCGCGTAAAAGAATATATGATTAATTTTTTAGTGCTGGAAGCATTAGTAATCGGCACATTTTGTGCAGCTGATATTCTTCTGTTCTTTGTATTTTTTGAAGCTGTTTTAATTCCTATGTTTTTAATTATTGGGGTTTGGGGCGGAGAGAAACGGGTATACGCCGCATTCAAATTTTTCCTTTATACCTTTTTCGGTTCGGTGTTTTTACTAATCTCTTTTATATTTATATATTATCATACAGATACAACCGATATATTTGAGTTATACGATATACTTCCTACCTATACTTTAGAAGTGCAGAAATGGTTATGGCTTGGGATGTTTGTTTCTTTTGCGGTAAAAGTTCCGATGTGGCCGGTTCACACCTGGCTTCCCGATGCGCACGTACAAGCTCCGACTTCAGGATCGGTAATATTGGCGGGTGTATTATTAAAATTAGGCGGGTACGGGTTTTTAAGATTTTCTTTACCTATGCTTCCTGAAGCATCTCACTATTTTGCCGATCTGGTAATAATCCTAAGTATTATTGCTGTAATATATACTTCACTTGTTGCATTGATGCAGGAAGATATGAAAAAGTTAATTGCTTACTCTTCGGTTGCCCATATGGGCTTTGTAACTGCCGGAATTTTCGCTTTCACACAACAGGGAATTGAAGGAGCAGTATTTCAGATGGTTAGTCATGGTTTGGTCTCAGGTGCTCTGTTCCTTTGTGTAGGAGTAGTTTATGATAGAATGCACACCAAAGAAATCGCATTTTATAGTGGATTAGCCAGCTTAATGCCTAAATTTGCACTTGTGTTTATGGTTTTTATGCTTGCTTCCGTTGCGCTTCCCGGTACCTCTGGGTTTGTGGGGGAATTTTTAGTATTACTTGGGGTATTTGAAGCAAATAAAATTTATGGTGCATTAGTCGCCACCGGAATGGTTTTAGGTGCAGCATACATGCTATGGCTTTATGCAAGAGTGATGTTCACAGAAGTGAGAAATGAAAAACTTGCCTTAATTTCTGATTTGGATAAAAGGGAAGTTGCTGCTTTTCTCCCGCTCTTGTTCCTAGTTATTATTTTAGGGATTTATCCTAAGGTTATAACTAAAAATATCGCAAGCTCCGTTGAGGTGCTGAAAGATATTGTAGACCAAAGTGCTATAAATGATATAAATGATACAAACTATTAACTTTGAGAAATATGTATTCAATTTGGTATGACCTTTCTGTTATAGTGCCGGAATTAAACTTAATCTTCGGTGCATTGCTTTTTCTTCTCTTCGGTGCTTTTACAAAGAAAAACACTTTAAAGTATGTTTGTTACGGCGCAATTGTTTTGATGATAGCTTCTATTTATCATGTATGTGCAAATACAGTTAAAGATACTATGCTTTTTAACGGCATGTTATTAGTTAATGAATATACCTCCCTTATAAAAATTTTACTTTTGATCGCTGCGATAGTTATATTCTTCATGCAAGCTTCCTTAGAGAGAACTGATCAATATATTAGTTTTGAAATGCCGGTGCTTATGATGCTTTCAACCTCCGGAATGATGTTTTTAGTTAGTTCTAAGAACTTTTTAAGTCTTTACTTAAGCTTGGAACTTATGAGTTTACCGCTTTATATTATGGCCGCATTTAACCGTAATAATGAGTTTTCCGCTGAAGCCGGTCTAAAATACTTTGTTTTAGGCGCACTTTCATCCGGACTTTATTTATTCGGGGCATCTTTACTATACGGATTTACCGGTACGGGAGGATTTGAAGCAATAACGCAC contains:
- a CDS encoding NADH-quinone oxidoreductase subunit M translates to MNSFPILTILILLPLIGASLVFMTNNEKKSLLLIKSIALITTLIEFIVSLYVWGLYDPSNASLQFVEKKAWIDGYNVHYSLGIDGISIFFVLLTTFLLPICILAGWNSIKKRVKEYMINFLVLEALVIGTFCAADILLFFVFFEAVLIPMFLIIGVWGGEKRVYAAFKFFLYTFFGSVFLLISFIFIYYHTDTTDIFELYDILPTYTLEVQKWLWLGMFVSFAVKVPMWPVHTWLPDAHVQAPTSGSVILAGVLLKLGGYGFLRFSLPMLPEASHYFADLVIILSIIAVIYTSLVALMQEDMKKLIAYSSVAHMGFVTAGIFAFTQQGIEGAVFQMVSHGLVSGALFLCVGVVYDRMHTKEIAFYSGLASLMPKFALVFMVFMLASVALPGTSGFVGEFLVLLGVFEANKIYGALVATGMVLGAAYMLWLYARVMFTEVRNEKLALISDLDKREVAAFLPLLFLVIILGIYPKVITKNIASSVEVLKDIVDQSAINDINDTNY